The following proteins are co-located in the Flectobacillus major DSM 103 genome:
- a CDS encoding hybrid sensor histidine kinase/response regulator: protein MNQVRYLLICIMLMRGLLLVAQIANPSFIHFGTSQGLSQSQVSAMLKDRQGFMWFATQEGLNKFDGYEFTVYKHYPNDKQGIVDNYIYDILEDENHDLWVATSRGLDKFDRKKDVFIHYLTQYNSLKIRDLFRDSKNRLWLGTAEGLMLFDKNSGRAKRYQHQADNPNSLSENFIYRLAEDTHGNIWIGTKNGLNIFSPEKQTFKHYFHTKNQPNSLSINWVTSIFQDSKKRMWVATRGGGLNLYHPETDNFTVFKHNANDIHSISHNDLLSLAEDQHGYIWVGTENGGISVLNMQTQKFVRYLFDPNEPTSLSNNSVYSLYQDDIGNMWVGTWSGGANFLPKFGPKFKHYKNVLGSNSLNNNFVLAITGDENDNLWIGTDGGGLNYFDRASKRFSYIQHNPQNSNSLKSNFVMSVTLIKPNVLGLGYHRGGFGLYDITQKRFINYMPRGADTNSVASSSINNVIADSNGNVWLAGWNGGLDFFDTQNQYFINYQHDAKNPSSLPNNNINVVFEDQDHDIWVGTENGLGCFNRATQKFTQYSHNPKNKESISSNFITYLLDAASGFVWIGTTGGLNLFNKKTGKFTVYTETNGLANNSIKGILKDRHGNLWISSNQGITKFNTKANIIRNYSISDGLQGNEFKARACFATKDGELFFGGSNGFNSFNPDAMQDNTFVPPVYITSLSIFNQPIITGRDNASFPTHISETKRIVLNYSQSVFTLEFAALNFTLSEKNKYAYMLEGFDKGWNHVGRKRSATYTNLNPGRYVFRVKASNNDDIWNAEGTTLEIVILPPFWLTWWFKFTVLALLFGLVWLFYRIRLRSIEKQKDLLEKEVAERTAQLLQATQEEHKARLDAERANSAKSVFLATMSHEIRTPMNGVIGMTALLNETELTEEQNFYTRTIKQCGEDLLTVINDILDFSKIESGNMELEERCFDLRGCIEEMLDVFATKAAESSLDLMYEIAYNVPSQIIGDEQRLRQVLLNLVGNAIKFTPKGEILVKVSLAKQIGDDIELSFEVIDTGIGIPSDKMERLFKAFSQVDSSMTRKYGGTGLGLVISEKLVKLMKGTMSVQSEVDRGSTFSFTIQSQISKEPIQTYRLMNVATFDHKVVLVIDDNLTNRNILKAQLEQWGIKVVLASMAAEALDILGKANQHFDLIITDMQMPEMDGLHLALTIDQMNLNVPIVLLSSVTDDAHKQYPNLFASVLTKPVKQHLLNKTLLTILKKVEKRGDISGTKNISKLASDFAERHPLTILIAEDNIMNQRLVLKIMEKLGYKVDLVENGKEAVEAAKNKKYDIILMDVQMPEMDGYEASLKIRNELEYQPIIIAMTANSIDDCQDDYENAKMNDYLSKPFSLDLIVSLLEKWFLKRSV from the coding sequence ATGAACCAAGTAAGGTATTTGCTTATTTGTATTATGTTGATGAGGGGGCTTTTGCTTGTGGCACAAATTGCTAACCCTTCATTTATACATTTTGGTACGAGCCAAGGTCTTTCGCAAAGTCAAGTTAGTGCTATGCTCAAAGACCGACAAGGCTTTATGTGGTTTGCAACGCAGGAAGGGCTCAATAAGTTTGATGGATATGAGTTTACTGTTTATAAGCATTATCCAAATGATAAACAGGGTATTGTCGATAATTATATATACGATATATTAGAGGACGAAAACCATGACTTATGGGTAGCTACTAGCCGTGGGTTAGATAAATTTGACCGCAAAAAGGATGTATTTATTCATTACCTTACTCAATACAATAGCCTCAAAATTCGTGATTTGTTTAGAGATAGTAAAAATAGGCTATGGCTTGGTACAGCCGAGGGCTTGATGCTATTTGACAAAAACTCAGGAAGAGCCAAACGTTATCAGCATCAAGCAGATAATCCTAATAGCCTAAGCGAAAATTTTATTTATCGCCTTGCTGAAGATACTCATGGAAATATTTGGATTGGTACGAAAAATGGGCTAAATATTTTTTCGCCCGAAAAGCAGACTTTCAAACATTACTTCCATACCAAAAATCAACCTAATTCTTTATCGATTAATTGGGTTACTTCTATTTTTCAAGATTCTAAAAAAAGAATGTGGGTAGCCACCCGAGGTGGAGGGCTGAATCTGTACCATCCCGAAACTGATAATTTTACGGTATTTAAGCACAATGCTAACGACATCCACTCTATTTCGCATAATGACTTGTTATCGTTGGCCGAAGACCAACATGGCTATATCTGGGTAGGTACTGAAAATGGAGGTATTAGTGTATTGAATATGCAAACCCAAAAATTTGTTCGCTACCTCTTTGACCCCAACGAACCTACGAGTTTAAGTAATAACTCGGTATATAGCCTTTATCAAGACGATATAGGCAATATGTGGGTGGGTACGTGGTCGGGAGGAGCTAACTTTTTACCCAAATTTGGCCCTAAGTTTAAACATTACAAAAACGTTTTAGGCTCGAATAGCCTCAACAACAACTTTGTTCTTGCTATTACTGGCGACGAAAACGATAACCTTTGGATTGGTACAGATGGTGGAGGCCTGAATTACTTTGACAGAGCATCAAAAAGATTTAGCTATATACAACATAATCCCCAAAATAGTAACAGCCTCAAGAGTAATTTTGTGATGTCAGTAACGCTTATCAAGCCCAATGTACTTGGGCTGGGGTATCATAGAGGAGGATTTGGCTTGTATGATATTACACAGAAACGATTTATTAATTACATGCCTCGTGGGGCAGATACCAATAGCGTTGCATCGAGTAGTATCAATAATGTAATAGCTGATAGCAATGGCAATGTTTGGCTGGCAGGTTGGAATGGAGGACTAGACTTTTTTGATACACAAAACCAATACTTTATCAATTACCAACACGATGCCAAGAACCCTAGTTCACTGCCCAACAATAATATTAACGTTGTTTTTGAAGACCAAGACCATGATATTTGGGTTGGTACCGAAAACGGTTTGGGTTGCTTTAACCGTGCTACCCAAAAATTTACCCAATATAGCCATAATCCCAAAAACAAGGAAAGTATTTCGAGCAACTTTATAACTTACTTGCTCGATGCGGCTTCGGGATTTGTATGGATAGGTACTACTGGAGGCTTAAATTTATTCAATAAAAAAACGGGAAAATTTACGGTTTATACCGAAACCAATGGGCTTGCCAATAATTCAATCAAAGGAATATTGAAAGACCGACATGGTAATTTATGGATAAGCTCTAATCAGGGTATTACAAAATTTAATACAAAAGCCAATATTATTCGTAACTATTCTATCTCTGATGGCTTGCAGGGAAACGAGTTTAAGGCTAGAGCTTGTTTTGCTACCAAAGATGGCGAATTGTTTTTTGGAGGTTCTAATGGTTTTAATAGCTTTAATCCTGATGCTATGCAGGATAACACCTTTGTGCCGCCTGTTTATATTACCAGCTTATCTATTTTTAATCAACCTATTATTACAGGACGAGACAATGCCTCATTCCCCACACACATTAGCGAAACCAAGCGTATTGTACTTAACTATAGCCAATCCGTTTTTACCCTCGAATTTGCAGCACTGAATTTTACCCTTTCCGAGAAAAATAAGTATGCCTATATGTTAGAGGGTTTTGATAAAGGATGGAATCATGTTGGAAGGAAAAGAAGTGCTACCTATACCAATCTCAATCCTGGGCGGTATGTTTTTAGGGTAAAAGCCTCTAATAACGACGATATTTGGAATGCAGAGGGAACAACCCTAGAAATTGTTATCTTACCACCGTTCTGGTTGACATGGTGGTTTAAATTCACTGTTTTAGCCTTGTTATTTGGCCTTGTATGGCTTTTCTACCGAATTAGGCTACGGAGTATCGAAAAACAAAAAGATTTGCTTGAAAAGGAAGTAGCCGAAAGAACAGCTCAATTATTGCAGGCTACCCAAGAAGAACATAAGGCTCGACTAGATGCCGAACGTGCCAATAGTGCCAAAAGTGTATTTTTGGCAACAATGAGCCATGAAATAAGAACGCCTATGAATGGCGTAATTGGTATGACGGCCTTGTTGAACGAAACGGAATTGACAGAAGAACAGAACTTTTATACGCGCACTATCAAACAATGTGGCGAAGACCTCCTGACTGTCATTAACGATATTCTTGATTTCTCGAAAATAGAGTCGGGGAATATGGAGCTAGAAGAAAGGTGTTTTGACCTAAGAGGCTGTATTGAAGAAATGCTAGATGTATTTGCTACAAAAGCCGCAGAGTCGTCTCTCGACCTGATGTATGAAATTGCCTATAATGTACCTTCACAAATTATTGGCGACGAACAGCGATTGCGTCAGGTATTACTTAATTTGGTAGGAAATGCTATTAAATTCACGCCTAAGGGTGAAATATTGGTAAAAGTAAGCCTTGCCAAGCAAATTGGCGATGATATCGAATTATCCTTTGAGGTAATAGATACAGGTATCGGAATTCCAAGTGATAAAATGGAACGCCTATTTAAGGCTTTCTCGCAAGTAGACTCCTCTATGACACGCAAATACGGAGGTACGGGTTTGGGCTTGGTGATTAGTGAAAAGCTTGTAAAACTCATGAAAGGTACTATGAGCGTTCAAAGTGAAGTAGACCGAGGAAGTACCTTTTCTTTCACGATACAGTCGCAAATTAGCAAAGAGCCTATTCAAACCTACCGCTTGATGAATGTAGCTACTTTCGACCACAAGGTAGTGCTAGTGATAGACGATAATCTGACCAACAGGAATATTTTAAAGGCTCAGTTAGAGCAATGGGGAATTAAGGTTGTATTGGCAAGTATGGCCGCAGAAGCTCTTGATATTTTGGGTAAAGCCAATCAGCATTTTGATTTGATTATTACCGATATGCAAATGCCCGAAATGGATGGCTTACACTTGGCATTGACTATCGACCAAATGAACTTGAATGTACCTATAGTACTATTAAGTTCAGTAACCGATGATGCCCATAAGCAGTATCCCAATCTTTTTGCGTCAGTATTGACAAAACCCGTAAAACAGCACCTGCTGAATAAAACCTTATTGACGATTTTGAAAAAAGTAGAAAAACGAGGGGATATATCGGGTACAAAAAATATTAGTAAATTAGCAAGTGATTTTGCAGAAAGGCATCCATTGACGATTCTGATTGCCGAAGATAATATCATGAACCAGCGATTGGTTTTGAAGATTATGGAAAAGTTAGGGTACAAAGTAGATTTGGTCGAGAATGGTAAAGAAGCTGTTGAGGCTGCCAAAAACAAAAAGTACGATATAATCTTGATGGATGTACAGATGCCCGAAATGGACGGATACGAAGCAAGCTTAAAGATTCGGAACGAACTGGAATATCAGCCTATTATTATTGCAATGACCGCCAATTCTATCGACGATTGCCAAGATGACTATGAGAATGCTAAGATGAATGATTATTTGAGTAAACCTTTTAGTTTAGACTTGATAGTGTCATTATTGGAGAAGTGGTTTCTAAAACGCTCAGTTTAA
- a CDS encoding DUF349 domain-containing protein, with the protein MINEEANEITEQQGGNPQEEIEATSAQVLELADTTDADTTEAQTVDYSTFQKKDFVELLTKLLADVKEQPSVGSFRKSEDVLKEVRPLFEQIKSAERSQALTKFKEANEGSEEGFEFKFDELVEQFDKLFKALKEERSKYFNSIEKERDKNFSLKTELLNRLRAIVEGEDNSDPMHIKAGFSEFKKIQDEWKAAGNINSPHNNTLWQTYHALVDRFYSNRSIYFELLELDRKRNLQQKIELCSKIEKIAEAAKTEIVTGKILDEAVAAFEEYKHIGPAPKEENELIWQRVKDALDIIYGKRREQLETQKAESEQVFALKASIAELVETFASFSTESIAEWNERTKALLALQDQWNNVKGFMPKEKGKELSDKFWGNIKLFFKNKGEFFRQLEGKREENLKAKLAIIEQVETLLSSGEDSQDATNEVIQLQKAFREIGHVPEKDKDAIYERFKKACDGFFDAKRAKNQNIEKEFEANLAKKVALCEQIEAEAVEGAETAKLAEFKALWAGIGFVPKKDMQAIGKRYITAINKYVSAMGKLSGKEREQLALQTEVDILKSRGDFSPKDLGRKENDIRRKIQQVENDIALYKNNLEFFAKSKNADKLRLDVEAKIKKAEQELAHFKHQLKVIREADR; encoded by the coding sequence ATGATTAACGAAGAAGCAAACGAAATTACGGAGCAACAGGGTGGCAATCCTCAGGAGGAAATTGAAGCGACATCTGCCCAAGTGTTAGAATTGGCCGATACCACTGATGCTGACACAACTGAAGCTCAAACAGTTGATTATTCTACTTTCCAGAAAAAAGACTTCGTTGAGTTATTGACCAAACTCTTAGCCGATGTCAAAGAACAACCTTCAGTAGGTTCATTCCGCAAATCTGAAGACGTTTTAAAAGAAGTTCGACCTCTTTTCGAGCAAATCAAATCGGCGGAACGCTCTCAGGCATTGACCAAATTCAAAGAAGCCAATGAGGGTTCTGAAGAAGGTTTTGAGTTTAAATTTGATGAGTTAGTTGAACAATTTGACAAACTTTTTAAAGCACTAAAAGAAGAACGCTCGAAATACTTTAATAGTATTGAAAAAGAAAGAGATAAAAACTTTAGTCTTAAAACCGAGTTGCTCAACCGACTTAGAGCTATTGTTGAAGGAGAAGATAACTCTGACCCTATGCATATCAAGGCAGGCTTTAGCGAATTCAAAAAAATTCAAGACGAATGGAAAGCTGCAGGAAATATCAACTCGCCACACAATAACACGCTTTGGCAAACATATCATGCTTTAGTTGACCGTTTTTACAGCAACAGAAGTATCTATTTTGAATTGTTGGAACTCGACCGCAAGCGCAATCTCCAACAAAAAATAGAATTATGCTCTAAAATTGAAAAAATTGCAGAAGCCGCTAAAACCGAAATCGTTACAGGAAAAATCCTTGACGAAGCTGTAGCTGCTTTTGAAGAATATAAGCATATTGGCCCTGCTCCAAAAGAAGAAAATGAATTAATCTGGCAACGTGTTAAAGATGCTTTGGATATTATCTACGGAAAACGTCGTGAGCAGCTAGAAACACAAAAAGCTGAATCTGAGCAAGTTTTCGCCCTAAAAGCTTCAATTGCTGAATTGGTTGAAACATTTGCTTCTTTCTCGACAGAATCAATTGCAGAATGGAACGAACGTACCAAAGCATTGTTGGCTTTACAAGACCAATGGAACAATGTAAAGGGCTTCATGCCAAAAGAAAAAGGTAAAGAATTAAGCGATAAATTTTGGGGAAATATCAAATTATTCTTCAAAAATAAAGGTGAATTCTTCCGTCAATTAGAAGGAAAACGCGAAGAAAATCTTAAAGCTAAATTGGCTATTATCGAGCAAGTTGAAACACTTCTCAGCTCTGGCGAGGATTCGCAAGATGCCACCAACGAAGTAATTCAATTACAAAAGGCTTTCCGTGAAATTGGTCATGTTCCTGAAAAAGATAAAGATGCTATCTATGAGCGTTTCAAAAAAGCTTGTGATGGTTTCTTTGATGCTAAACGTGCCAAAAACCAAAATATCGAGAAAGAATTTGAAGCCAACCTTGCCAAAAAGGTAGCCCTTTGCGAGCAAATAGAAGCTGAAGCTGTCGAGGGTGCTGAAACTGCTAAATTGGCTGAATTCAAAGCTCTTTGGGCAGGTATCGGGTTTGTACCTAAAAAAGATATGCAGGCTATTGGCAAACGCTATATTACAGCTATCAACAAGTATGTAAGTGCTATGGGTAAGCTTTCGGGTAAAGAAAGAGAACAATTGGCTCTACAAACTGAGGTTGATATTCTAAAATCAAGAGGTGATTTTTCACCAAAAGATTTAGGACGCAAAGAAAACGATATTCGTCGCAAAATTCAGCAAGTCGAAAACGATATTGCTCTTTACAAAAATAACCTTGAATTTTTCGCAAAATCTAAAAATGCTGATAAATTAAGACTCGATGTAGAGGCCAAAATCAAAAAAGCAGAACAAGAATTAGCTCATTTCAAGCATCAATTGAAAGTAATTCGTGAAGCGGATAGATAA
- a CDS encoding methyltransferase RsmF C-terminal domain-like protein: protein MPLPQALLDSLSQVKGFQHDSFVKTHLLADSPTSIRINPSKIATLPPSLQIADPVQWSRYGHYLVERPIFTFDPLFHAGTYYVQEASSMFLEFALRKTVDLENDLRILDLCAAPGGKSTLIASLITDGSLLVSNEVIRSRANILVDNLSKWGQINTYVTNNDPKEFARLGGYFDVMVVDAPCSGSGLFRRDPEAVEEWSLDNVTLCYQRQQRILADAWDSLKEGGILLYSTCSYSKSENEDILDWVVDKLEAKSINLGKGDEQSLQKWGVVGTESDKYGAYGFRFFPDQVKGEGFFISAFQKTTADYQPVARPRVKPQRTKSFRMEKSIFEQWVKNLDNYSWFDKNDSFFLFNPSHEQDLKILQSNLYIRKAGILLGKIGGKDLIPEHELALSTLLPKHIPTLSLQIDQAISYLRRDDFMPETATKGWCAVTFEGHQLGWAKVLSNRINNYYPKELRIMSRPS from the coding sequence ATGCCCCTTCCACAAGCATTGTTAGACTCGCTGAGTCAGGTAAAAGGATTCCAGCACGATTCCTTTGTAAAAACACACCTTTTGGCAGATTCCCCTACGTCCATCAGAATTAATCCCTCTAAAATAGCTACTTTACCTCCGTCGTTACAAATTGCTGATCCTGTACAGTGGTCGAGGTATGGGCATTATTTGGTAGAACGCCCAATTTTTACATTCGACCCTCTATTTCATGCAGGCACTTATTATGTACAAGAGGCCAGTTCGATGTTTCTGGAATTTGCTTTAAGAAAAACCGTCGATTTAGAAAATGACCTTCGTATTTTGGATCTATGTGCTGCCCCTGGCGGAAAAAGCACGCTTATTGCCAGTTTGATTACCGATGGCTCTTTGCTGGTAAGCAACGAGGTAATCAGAAGTCGTGCCAATATATTGGTAGATAACCTTAGCAAATGGGGACAAATCAATACGTATGTTACCAACAACGACCCCAAAGAATTTGCTAGACTAGGCGGTTATTTCGATGTTATGGTTGTGGATGCTCCTTGTTCGGGTTCGGGCTTGTTTCGTCGTGACCCTGAGGCTGTTGAAGAGTGGTCGCTCGACAACGTAACACTTTGCTATCAACGCCAGCAACGTATTTTGGCCGACGCTTGGGACTCACTCAAAGAAGGAGGCATATTATTATATTCTACTTGTTCTTATTCCAAATCAGAAAACGAAGATATACTTGATTGGGTAGTCGATAAGCTAGAAGCCAAATCTATTAATTTGGGTAAAGGCGATGAGCAGTCACTTCAGAAGTGGGGCGTTGTTGGTACAGAATCTGACAAATACGGAGCTTATGGTTTTCGCTTTTTTCCAGACCAAGTAAAAGGAGAAGGCTTCTTTATTTCAGCGTTTCAAAAAACTACTGCCGATTACCAGCCAGTAGCAAGGCCAAGAGTCAAACCACAACGTACCAAAAGCTTCAGGATGGAAAAAAGTATCTTTGAACAATGGGTAAAAAACTTAGACAACTACAGCTGGTTCGACAAAAACGATTCCTTTTTCTTATTTAACCCTAGCCACGAGCAAGATTTAAAAATACTCCAGTCTAATTTATATATCCGAAAAGCCGGAATTCTGTTAGGAAAAATTGGAGGCAAAGATTTAATTCCAGAACATGAATTAGCCTTGTCTACCTTATTGCCCAAACATATTCCAACCCTTTCATTGCAGATCGATCAAGCCATCAGTTATTTGAGGCGAGACGATTTTATGCCCGAAACCGCCACAAAAGGTTGGTGTGCTGTTACATTTGAAGGGCATCAACTTGGCTGGGCAAAAGTTTTATCTAATCGAATCAATAATTACTATCCAAAAGAGCTAAGGATAATGAGCCGTCCAAGCTGA
- a CDS encoding vanadium-dependent haloperoxidase — protein MRKIFIFLIILSVSFSCKKSNDNWQKEASNPEFLRRTQAQLTESIIHDIFAPPVSSRIYMYSSLAAYEALAAGNPHYQSMVGQFNGLEKMAKPDSGQVYCYPLAAVKAYLTIGKNLTFAQELYEDFEKKLWADFKATGIPDDVYERSVAFGDSIAASVMNYSKKDNYKQTRGFRYTVTQKKGTWVPTPPAYIDAAEPYWSKIRPVALDSSSQFMPPTPYEYNMTKGSPYYNMVMDVYNTINNLTEEQRAIANFWDCNPFKMNITGHAMFATKKVSPGGHWMAIVTQTSRQLNADIFKTAEAYLMTSMAVFDGFISCWDEKYRSIKVRPETVINENINKDWQPVLQTPPFPEYTSGHSVISGAASTALSHVLGDNVAFADSSEMQYGLPVRKFKSYHDAAEEASISRLYGGIHFRPALDLGLVQGRKVGNWIVSTIKTEKSK, from the coding sequence ATGAGAAAAATATTTATCTTTTTAATCATTCTTTCGGTATCATTTAGTTGTAAAAAAAGCAATGATAATTGGCAAAAAGAGGCATCTAACCCTGAATTTTTACGTCGTACCCAAGCACAATTAACCGAATCAATCATACACGACATATTTGCCCCGCCTGTATCTAGCCGTATTTATATGTATTCTTCGCTAGCGGCTTATGAGGCATTAGCAGCAGGCAACCCCCATTATCAATCAATGGTTGGGCAATTCAATGGCCTTGAAAAAATGGCAAAACCCGACTCTGGCCAAGTATATTGCTATCCATTGGCAGCAGTAAAAGCCTACTTAACAATTGGCAAAAACCTTACTTTTGCCCAAGAATTGTACGAAGACTTCGAGAAAAAACTTTGGGCCGATTTTAAAGCCACAGGTATTCCCGACGACGTATATGAGCGTTCTGTTGCTTTTGGCGATTCGATTGCCGCTTCGGTAATGAACTACTCCAAAAAAGATAATTACAAACAAACACGAGGTTTTAGATATACCGTTACTCAAAAGAAAGGCACATGGGTACCTACACCCCCTGCGTATATCGATGCAGCTGAACCTTATTGGTCAAAAATCCGACCTGTTGCCTTAGACTCATCGTCACAGTTTATGCCTCCTACTCCTTACGAATACAATATGACAAAAGGCTCGCCTTATTATAATATGGTAATGGATGTTTATAATACTATCAATAACCTAACAGAAGAACAACGTGCTATTGCCAACTTTTGGGACTGTAATCCTTTTAAAATGAATATTACAGGACATGCTATGTTTGCTACCAAAAAAGTATCGCCAGGTGGACACTGGATGGCTATTGTTACCCAAACGTCTCGTCAGCTCAATGCCGATATTTTCAAAACTGCCGAAGCCTATTTAATGACTTCTATGGCTGTTTTTGATGGCTTTATTTCTTGTTGGGATGAAAAATATCGCTCTATCAAGGTTAGACCAGAAACGGTTATCAACGAAAATATCAATAAAGATTGGCAACCAGTACTGCAAACGCCTCCATTTCCAGAGTATACTTCTGGTCACTCGGTAATTTCGGGAGCAGCCTCAACGGCATTATCACATGTACTCGGCGACAATGTAGCTTTTGCTGACTCGTCCGAAATGCAATATGGCTTACCCGTACGAAAATTCAAATCGTACCACGATGCCGCCGAAGAAGCTTCGATTAGCCGCCTGTATGGTGGCATTCACTTCCGCCCAGCCCTTGACCTAGGTTTGGTACAAGGTAGAAAAGTAGGGAATTGGATTGTATCGACTATCAAAACGGAAAAATCTAAATAA
- a CDS encoding NAD(P)/FAD-dependent oxidoreductase: protein MKNKVVIIGAGMAGIAAARLLTQQGYDVCVLEKSRGVGGRMSTRRLGATKADHGAQYFSVKSLAFQKVMDELVAKGIATTWQVAQRKYPRYIGSQGMNTIPKAMAEGITIFYEEKAVKITFNEVQTESGGHYQYDYLVLTIPVPQALQLLSDSQISIDTHDNITLQDIQYDPCFAVLVTLKQPIASLKGGLIQENQPVAWVVDNAEKGITTTSTLTLHASDWYSKQNLERAVDEVGLELIGSISSLIKPEYIQHIQTHRWRYSLVSQRSSLSYLWLTGYPIIIGGDGFGVGNVEGAFLSGEAIAQAINS from the coding sequence TTGAAAAATAAAGTTGTAATTATTGGAGCTGGCATGGCTGGTATTGCTGCTGCAAGGCTATTGACCCAACAAGGATACGATGTTTGTGTTCTGGAAAAAAGTAGAGGAGTAGGAGGACGAATGTCGACTCGAAGACTAGGTGCTACCAAAGCCGACCATGGGGCTCAGTATTTTTCGGTAAAATCGTTGGCTTTTCAAAAAGTGATGGACGAGTTAGTCGCCAAGGGTATTGCCACCACATGGCAAGTGGCTCAGCGAAAGTATCCGAGGTATATTGGTAGCCAAGGTATGAATACCATTCCTAAAGCTATGGCAGAAGGAATCACGATTTTTTATGAGGAAAAGGCTGTGAAAATTACTTTTAACGAAGTACAAACCGAGTCGGGGGGACATTATCAGTACGATTATTTGGTGCTTACTATTCCTGTGCCTCAGGCTTTACAGTTATTGAGCGATAGTCAAATTTCTATTGATACTCACGATAATATCACTTTACAGGATATTCAATACGACCCATGTTTTGCTGTATTGGTTACCTTAAAGCAACCTATAGCGTCGCTAAAAGGAGGGCTTATTCAAGAAAACCAGCCTGTTGCTTGGGTTGTGGATAATGCCGAAAAAGGTATTACTACTACTTCAACGCTTACCTTGCACGCATCGGATTGGTATAGTAAACAAAATTTGGAAAGAGCTGTAGATGAAGTAGGGCTGGAGTTGATTGGGTCAATAAGTAGCCTAATAAAACCTGAGTATATCCAGCATATCCAAACGCACCGTTGGCGATATAGCTTGGTGAGCCAAAGAAGTAGTTTGTCGTATTTGTGGCTGACGGGTTATCCTATTATTATTGGGGGCGATGGCTTCGGCGTGGGTAATGTAGAAGGGGCTTTTCTTTCGGGCGAGGCTATTGCACAAGCTATTAATTCGTAG
- a CDS encoding NAD(P)/FAD-dependent oxidoreductase, producing MILIIGAGIAGLTCAKKLKERGINALIVEASDAIGGRVRTDSENGFLLDRGFQILLTAYPEAQHLLNYDSLDLKAFQSGALIKVDNQPQSFEILSNPFQQPSTLFQSLFSKIGSLTDKLRILRLVIDTQNLSDEILTYQGISTIDFLRNYGFSESFIQQFFMPFFGGVFLENDLATSSSFFRYIFGKFYEGEAVIPAKGIQEIPKQLASQLSPNQIRLNTKVLKIEQNKAYLANGEVLVADKIIVATDGFNAAKLLGNTPPTHYNSTTCTYFEAQSSPLAHKMLALNTNRKGLVHNLCVPSDIAPGYAPVGKSLISVSTQGPIAASGEELSVLIKKELESWFGKETSLWKFIKSYKIPHALNTFGASSTLGTSFKITETLYQCGDYTTYPSLNAAMMSGRKVAELL from the coding sequence ATGATACTGATTATTGGTGCTGGAATTGCAGGTTTAACTTGTGCAAAAAAACTAAAAGAAAGAGGTATTAATGCCCTTATTGTAGAGGCTTCTGATGCTATTGGAGGGCGTGTTAGAACCGACTCAGAAAATGGATTTTTACTAGATAGGGGCTTTCAGATACTGCTCACGGCTTATCCCGAAGCTCAGCACTTACTCAACTACGATTCGCTAGACTTGAAGGCATTTCAGTCAGGAGCTTTAATCAAAGTTGATAATCAACCCCAAAGCTTTGAAATACTCTCAAATCCTTTTCAACAACCAAGTACCCTATTTCAGTCGTTGTTTAGCAAAATTGGTTCGTTGACCGACAAGCTCAGGATATTACGCTTGGTAATAGATACTCAAAATCTGAGTGATGAAATACTAACATATCAAGGTATTTCGACTATTGATTTTCTAAGAAACTATGGTTTTTCTGAATCGTTTATCCAACAGTTTTTTATGCCTTTTTTTGGTGGTGTTTTCTTGGAAAACGACCTTGCGACCTCCTCGTCTTTTTTCCGCTATATTTTCGGGAAATTTTATGAGGGTGAGGCTGTTATACCAGCTAAGGGCATACAGGAGATTCCTAAACAATTGGCTAGCCAGCTCAGTCCCAACCAAATTCGACTCAATACCAAGGTTCTGAAAATTGAACAGAATAAAGCCTACTTAGCAAATGGAGAGGTACTCGTAGCCGACAAGATTATTGTGGCTACAGATGGCTTCAATGCAGCAAAATTACTAGGTAATACACCTCCAACGCACTACAACAGTACAACTTGTACCTATTTTGAAGCTCAGTCGTCGCCTTTAGCTCACAAAATGCTTGCCCTCAATACCAATAGAAAGGGCTTGGTGCATAACCTTTGCGTACCAAGCGACATCGCTCCAGGGTACGCACCTGTTGGCAAATCGCTTATTTCGGTATCTACTCAGGGGCCTATTGCTGCTTCAGGCGAAGAGTTATCTGTACTAATTAAAAAAGAACTGGAATCGTGGTTTGGAAAAGAAACAAGCCTCTGGAAGTTTATTAAAAGTTATAAAATTCCTCATGCTCTAAATACATTTGGTGCAAGTAGTACCTTAGGCACTTCCTTCAAAATTACTGAAACACTTTATCAATGTGGCGATTATACTACGTATCCATCGTTGAATGCTGCCATGATGTCGGGTAGAAAAGTTGCTGAATTACTGTAA